The stretch of DNA GCCCTGCTGTCCCATCTGATCCAGCAGTTTCTGTAGGGCCTGGCCCAGATCGCCTTGCTGAGTTCCAAGCTGACCTGCCTGGCCTTGCTGGCCCTGTTGGCCTTGCTGGCCCTGCTGTCCGTCCTGGCCCTGTTGACCTTCGCCGGGCAGGCGGAACGTCTGGTCCATCAGTCTTTGCTGCCGGCCCATCATTTCCCCCAGTTCCTGCAAGGCCTGACCCATGGGCGAGCCCTGCTGTGGCTGCGCCATGCTGGGTCTTAGCCCCTGCAGGATGGAGTTCAACTCGGCCAAGAGCTGCTGCGCCGCATCCCGCGCACCGGATTTCGCCAGGTTCTCGATCATGTCCATCATGCGCGAGAGATCTTGCGGCTGGATCATGCGCGCATTGGGATCGGCAGGCTGCATCTGCCCGTTCGCCATATTCCGCCGGGCCTGCTCGATGAGCGCCTGCATATAGCGGTTCAGGGCGTCTCGAAGCTGCTTCATGAGCTCTTCGATCCGCTCTTGGGGGGCATTCTCAGCGAGCGCCTTCTGCAATTCGCGTTGCAGCGCCTGCAGTTCGCGTTCTGCAAAGGAAAGATCACCGTCTTCGACTGACAATGCGATCTCCCAGAGCAGGTCGGTCACACCGACCATTTCTTCGCGGTCATCCACCTGCAAGAGCCGGTGATAGGCGGTGCGGATCCCGAGATAGACACCGCTGCGGTCGATCAATCCGTCTGGATAAAGCGTGAGCGCTTCGAGGGTCCTTGCCACCAGCGGCTGGCGATCCGGATCATGCAGAAGATTGCGCCGCTGCTCGGCAAGAGCCTGCGCCAGAGGATTCCTGAACGGCCGCTCGGGCAGAACGAAGCTCACCACGCGGCTGCGCGTGATCTGGCCGGCCTCGTCTTGCGCCTCGAGCCACATATTCACCGTGGCTCCTGCCCAAGGATGCGCGGTCAGATCGCGTTGCTCCCGCGCCTTGACCCGCCGCGGCTTCGAGCCCTGCAACGCGATCTCCAGATCCGGCGCGTCGAACATGAACAGTCCGGGAGCCGCGAGACCCTCCTCGCCGTCCTGAACGTCGGAGAGCTCAAACCTCGCTTTGAGGCTGGTCAGCCCGTAATCATCGGAGGCCGTGTAGTCGAAGGCGAGCGCGCCTGTCGGCATAGCGCCGGGATCACCCACCAGCTCGACCTGCGGTGCCGCATCGCTGATGATCTTGATGGGCCAGCGTCCGCGTTCGCCATCCTCATCCTCGACGACGATGGTCGCGCCATCCGTGAGCTTGGTCCGCAGCTCATGCACATTCGGTGAGACGGCGGGAACACTGAGCTCTTTGGCGGCCTGTGTCTGGCCATTGCCGGAAGAGGCCGGCAGCAGGCGAACCGCCGGTTCCTCGGCATTGTTGAAGCGAACCACCAGCTCGCTATTCGCGGGCACGATGATCTCTGCCTGACTATCGACTTTCGCCGTGTTCCCACCGCCTGCAAGGAAGACAGGGGGCCGCCCTGTATAGCGCGGCGGCGTGATCCACGCATCGACGCCGACCACGGTTTCCGGGGCGATCTGGCCAACCCTAGCCGCCTGCTTGATTTGCCCCCGCCAATTATCGCCGACCAGGATCACGGCTGCGATAAGCGCGAGCGCGAGCGCGCTACGCAGCGCGATTGGATCCAGCACATGAAGGTGGGAGCGAGGAAGCCCAGGCCTCAAAGCCTTGATGCGCGCAAGCAGAGACTGCTTATGGGCTGCCCACAGGGCCTGCTGCTCGAGGCTTGTAACCGGAGCAGACAGAGTGTCCTTGTAGGAGGTCGCGGGGCGGTGTGGTAGTCCTGCGCGGCGTTCCAGATGCCGCAGGGCGCTGTCATCATCCGGCCACCGCAGGCTGAGGAGTGGCCGCAGCGACCAGACGAAGGCACCGGCAAAGCCGATCAGCGCCAGAATATGCAGCATGCGCGGCAGATAGCCGAACAGCCCCAGCAGCGTGACCAGGACAAACAGGCCTATGACGCTCAGTGCCGGAAACACTGCGCTCCATGCGGCTTCGAGGAAAAGGACGACCTTTGCTTGGGCGGTTTTCCTGGCCAGGTCCCTGTCTGGGCGCTCGCTCATCGTCGCCACTATAACATAGTTAGCGGCCTTCGTGACCCGTAGCGTGCTCGCCAGGGATCACGTGATCGCGATGGTGCAGCATTCTCGAGCGAAGTGGATGCTGGTTCCGCCCAGAAAATGCGGCCAGACAAGGAGGAAGAGCGATTTCCGAAGGCGAAAACTCCCTAGGGTTATGGCCGCTCTGCCACGATTTGCCCGAGCTCGAGCCCTTAGCTTCCGGCTTGTCCCTGCCAGGGAGCGAGCGCGTCGAAGCCGATGATTTCCTCATAGCTCGGGCGTCGGCGGACCACGGCAAATTGATTGCCGCTTACGAGCACCTCAGGCACCAGCCGTCGCGTGTTATAGGTCCCTGCGAGCACCGCGCCATAGGCCCCGGCGGTCATCAGCACCAGGAGGTCACCCCGTTCAACGGAGGGCAGCAAGCGGTTCTGAGCCAGGAAGTCGCCGCTTTCGCATACGGGACCCACGACGTCCACCATCCGTTCCGTGGCAGGGCGCCGTTCGTCAGCACGACGGATCTCGTGATAGGCCTCATAGAGCGTCGGCCGGATGAGATCGTTCATCGCCGCGTCCACGATCACGAAGGACTTGGCGTCTCCATGCTTCACATAGATCACGCTGGTGGCCAGAATGCCGGCATTGCCGGCGATCAGGCGGCCCGGTTCCAGAATGAGCTTGCAATTCAAGGGGCCGAGAATGCGCTTGGCCATCTCCGCATATTCGGCGGGCGAGGGCGGCAATGGCTCGCCGGGCTTGTAAGGAATGCCGAGCCCGCCGCCAAGATCGATGTGCCTGATATTGTGCCCTGCCGCCTTCAGCCGATTGAAAAGGTCGCCGATCAGCGTGGCCGCCTTTTCAAAAGGCTCCAGTGAGGTGATCTGGCTGCCAATATGCATATCGATGCCGACCACCTCGAGCCCGGGCGATTGCCGGGCCCGATCATAGACGGCCTCCGCCCGGCTCCAGGAGATGCCGAACTTGTTCTCGGCCTTTCCCGTCGAGATCTTGGCGTGGGTCTTGGCGTCCACATCGGGATTGATGCGCAGCGAGATCGGCGCGCGCCTCTCTTTGCTCAAAGCCACCTTGTTCAGGAGCTCGAGCTCCGGCTCCGATTCCACGTTGAAGCAATGGATGCCCCGGTCGAGAGCATAGGCCATCTCCGCTTCGGTCTTGCCGACCCCTGAAAACACGATCCGGCCTCCGGGAACACCGGCAGCCCGAGCGCGCCGCAGCTCACCCTCCGAGACCACGTCCATGCCCGCGCCGAGATCGGCGAGCGTCTTCATCACTGCTAGATTGGAATTCGCTTTGGGCGAATAGCAGATCATATGGTCGATGCCGGCAAAGGCTTCATCGAACACCCGATAATGCCGCTCGAGCGTGGCGCGCGAATAGCAATAGAATGGCGTGCCGACCGCAGCCGCGATGCTGCGCAAATCGACATCTTCGGCATGCAGTATGCCGTCGCGATACTCAAAAAAATGCATGGGAGCTGAACCGGTTAAAAGCCTGGCTGCCTGGGGGTGATGAGCGGATCCAGCAGGACCGGCTCGTCCGGATCGGGCTCCTTGGCGCCGGGAGGCGGTTCCAAGGGGCCGCGAACGCCGCAACTTGCGAGCGAGAGGGCCATCAGCACCAAAGCCGCGATCGTTCTGGTCCGCTGCACGGATCACCTCTCAGTGGGATAGGGCGCATGGGCGCGCTGTTCTGGCCTGTTTTACTGCAAGCTCAGCCGCGCGCCAAGGGCAGGTCTCAGCCAAGCTGTTTGAGCCAGCGTTCAGCTTCCGCAAGCACATTGTCCGGCGCAGTGCCGCCTAAGCTCTTGCGGGACCGCACGGAAGAGTCAACCGTCAGCACGGAATAGACATCATCCGTGATGCGCGGCTCCACCTCCTGCATCTCCGCAAGCGCAAGCTCATGAAGCCCGACATTGCGCGCCTCTGCCTTTGCAACCAGAGCGCCCGTCACATGATGTGCTTGCCGGAAAGGTAGGCCGAGCACCCGAACCAGCCAATCGGCAAGATCGGTGGCGGTCGCGAAACCCGCATCAGCCGCGGCGCGCATTTCCGCAAGGTTGGGCGTGAGATCGTTGATCATGCCCGTCATCGCGGCAACACACAGCGAAAGAGTATCCAGCGCGTCGAAGAGTGGCTCCTTGTCCTCCTGCATGTCCTTGCCATAGGCGAGCGGCAGCCCCTTCATCATCACCAGAAGCGAGACCAGCGCGCCGATCACCCGGCCGGCCTTGCCGCGCACCAATTCGGCCGCATCCGGATTGCGCTTTTGCGGCATGATGGACGAGCCGGTGGTGAAGCGATCGGACAAGCTGACGAAGCGGAACTGCGCCGAGGTCCACAACACCAGCTCTTCGGAGAGGCGCGATAGGTGCATGGCCGAAATGGCAGCGGCGCTCAATGTTTCGATCGCGAAATCCCGGGCGGAGACCGCATCGAGGGAATTACGCATGGGGCTGTCGAAGCCGAGGGCTTGCGAGGTCATCTCCCGGTCGATCGGGAAGGATGTGCCGGCCAGCGCGGCTGCGCCCAGCGGATTCTGATTGACGCGCTTGCGGGCATCCGCGAACCGCTCACGGTCCCGCCCAAACATCTCCACATAAGCTAGGCAGTGATGGCCGAAGGTGACGGGTTGTGCGGTCTGGAGATGTGTGAACCCGGGCATGATGGCATCCGAGTGCTCCTTCGCCTTGATCGCGAGGGCTTTTTGCAGATCAGCGAGTTGGTGGTCGAGGTGATCGATCGTGTCGCGCACATAGAGCCTGATATCGGTCGCGACCTGATCGTTGCGGGATCGTGCCGTATGCAGCCTCCCTGCCGCGGGCCCGATGATCTCTGCAAGCCGCGCCTCGACATTCATGTGGATGTCTTCGAGACTGCGCGAGAATGTGAAGGTCCCCGCTTCGATCTCCGATTGCACCTGATCGAGCCCGCGAATAATCTCCGCCGCGTCGTCGGCGCTGATGATCCCTTTTGCCGCAAGCATCTGGCAATGGGCTTGCGATCCGGCGATATCCTGGGCAAACAGCCGCTTGTCGAAATCGATGGAGCTGTTGACCTCCTCCATGATTTCGCTTGGTGTTTCGGCGAAGCGTCCGCCCCACATCCGGTTCGTCACGTCAGGTCCTCTTTGCTAGCCACTGAGTTTGAAGCGAGATCTAGATCATGAACGCCACTGCCCCCCGCCAAAATAGTCGAAGGCTGATGGTGGCTGTCGGTCTGGTCCTGCTCGCGATCGCTGCTGCAGCCCTTTACCTGATCACCGACGAGCCGCGCAATGCACAGAATGCTGGAGGCGGCGAGACGACCGGTGCAACCCTCCCGTCTGAGCTTGCCACAGGACAGATGGCGGCGCTTGTCATTCATAAGTCGCCCCAGGACATCCCCGACTTTACCTTCACCGATGCGGACGGGAAGGAACAGAGCCTGGCGAAATGGCGCGGTAAGACGGTGCTCGTTAATCTTTGGGCCACATGGTGCGCCCCATGCCGGGAGGAAATGCCGGGCTTGGCCGAGCTCCAAAGGAACTATGGCGGGGACGATTTCGAAGTCGTAGCCATAAGTCTCGATCAGAAGGGCGCCCCTGCGGCGCAGGCCTTTCTCGACGAGATCAAGATTTCCAACCTCGCGCTTTACTTGGACCCCACGACGAAATCTCTGCGTTCGCTCAAAAGCGTGGGTCTGCCGACCACCATTCTCGTCAATCCGCAGGGTAAAGAGGTTGCGCGCCTGATGGGAACCGCCTTGTGGGATTCACCGGATGCTGTTCGCGTGATCGAGACTGCGATTGGTCGCGCTGACCCGAAAGTTTGACGGCGCTAATCTTTTCCGCATCTTGCCAAGCTGCCGGCGCTGGGCCATCATGACGATAATATGACGCTGACGGCCCCTTGTTTCCGGTAGGAGCGATGAACGATACTGAACCCATAGTTCAGATCGGGGCGCGGGCGAATGCGACCGCGCTCCAGGCTGCTGCGAATGGTAAGCCATCTCCCAGCAGCAATGTAGCCACAGCATTCGATCGGCAAGAGCTTTCCGCAATATTTTCGGTTTACGGCCGCAGGGTCGCTGAAGGTGCTTGGCGCGACTATGCAATCGACCATGGGCGCGACAAGGCGGTGTTCTCCATATTCCGACGGAGCAGCGAGGTACCGCTCTACCGGATCGAGAAGCAACCGAAACTGCGCCACAAGCAAGGCCTCTACGCAGTCATTGCACAGACGGGCGCAATTCTGCGCCGAGGACACGACATCAAGCAGGTGCTCAAGGCCATAGACCGGCAGCCGAAGCTGGTGCCAATCTAGTCAGGATAGGAGAGATAAGCCGCGCGAGCGACATGACCTGTCGCCGATGCTGGAGCGCTTTCGGCTGGCGGCCCGGCAGAGACGGTGTTCACTGAGTTTTGGAGCGAAGGATGGAGGGAGCTCCACTGACAGCCTGAAGGACATAAGGGGAGGCGTCAGCGAAAGCCCCCGGGACTTGTTCCCGGGGGCTTTTTGTTGGATTGAAGAACTTTCAAGCAGAGGCTTGCAGCCACCCAGCGCGAGGTCAGTTCCTGTTCCCAAAAAGGCGGAGCAGCATCAGGAACAGGTTGATGAAGTCGAGATAGAGTCGCAAGGCACCAAGGATAGCCTTGCGCCCGGCCGCCTCGGCCGAGTCGCCCTCGAAATACATCTCCTTGATCGACTGCGTGTCATAGGCGGTGAGCCCTGCGAAGATCAGCACGCCCGCGCAGGACACGACGAAATCGAGCGCTGAGCTGGCCAGGAAGATATTGACCAGCGAGGCGATGATAATGCCGATCAGCCCCATGAACAGGAACGAGCCCCAGGGCGCAAGGTCGCGCTTGGTGGTGTAGCCCCAGAGGCTCAACGCGCCGAACGACGCCGCGGTGATGAAGAACACCCGTGCTATCGAGCCATGGGTGTAAACCAGGAAGATGGACGACAGAGAGATGCCCATCAGCAGGGCGAACACCCAGAATGCGAGCTGAGCGCCGGCAACGCTCATGGCGTTCAATCGGAAGCTGAGGAAGAACACCATCGCGAGAGGCGCGAAGATCACTGCCCACTTCAACGGGCTGACGAACAGCGTATAGCCGAATTGCGTAAGCAGAACACCGCCGGCCCGAGCCACAGCATCGGCCTCGATGCTCGTCACCGACAGCGAATACACGCCAAGTGCCGCGAGGCCCGTGATCACGAGCCCGATGGTCATGTAATTGTAGACTCGCAGCATATAGGCGCGGAGTCCCTCGTCGACCGCGAAGGCCGTTCCGGCGACGCCGCGCTGCGCGTAGCTGCTGCGATTGTTCAGGTCTGCCATATCGCTGTGCCTCCTCGCCCAGGTTCGCTAGATATGGGGTGATTTACTGTCATTGACAAGCACAAGGGACCGCTTCTGCTCTCACTCGTTGCGCAGAATCGGCGTAGCCTTTGCCCGCAGCGCCGCCCAGGTCGTCATGAGCCCGGCAGCGATCGTGACACAGGTGGCCAACAAAGCGGCGGTGATTGCCACTTCACCCGAAAAAGTCCAGCTACTCTGCATGGCAAAGGTAAGGATTGCGTAACTACCGGCCGCGCCCGCGACGACCGCGAATATGGCGGTGGTCAGCCCGAGAAGGCCATATTCCAGAGCATAGGCAACGAGGAGCTGCTGGCGCCTGGCCCCGAATGTTTTAAGCACCACGGCATCATAGATGCGCGTGCGCAGTCCGGTTGCGAGCGCGCCGGCAAGGACCAGCACGCCGACGAGCAGGGTAACCGCATTGGCACCGCGCACCGCCGTAAGCAGCTGTTCCATCAGCTCGTTCACCGTATCCAGCGCTTCCTTCACCCGAACGGCCGTGCTGTTGGGAAAGGCATCCGACATGACCTTCAGCACCTCGGGCTCATTCCCCGGGGGAGCCTTGACGGTCACCAGGAAAGTGTGTGGAGCACCGCGCAGGGCATTTGGCGAAAAGACGAGCACGAAATTCATGGCGAGCGAACGCCATTCGACCTGACGCAGGCTGGCGATTCGCGCCGTGATCTCGCGGCCGAGAACATTGACTGTCAGGTGATCTCCAACCTTGAGGCCCATGCCACGCGCGGCATCCTCGGCCATCGAGACCAGGGGTTCGCCCGAATAATCCTTCGGCCACCATTCGCCTTCCGTGATCACGGAATTGGCTGGCGGTATCTCCGAATAGGTAAGGCCGCGATCACCACGCAACACCCAGGCAACCTCCGGGTCCACCTTCACCTGCTGTGAGGGTACCCCATTTACGCTCACGACGGTTCCCCGGAGCATGGGCACGCTCTGTATGTCGTGAGCCCCCGGCAGGCCCTTGAGCATTTGCTCGAAACGATCATGCTGGTCGGGCTGAATGTCGAGGAAGAAGAATGACGGCGCCTGGCCCGGCAGATTGCGCTGCAATTCCCGCGTCAGGTTGGTATCGACCAATGCCAGGGTCACGAACAGCGACAGCCCGAGCCCCAGCGATAGCACAACAGAGACGGTGGGTGCTGCCGGACGATGCAGATTGCCAATGGCGAGCCGCGTGATCGGGCCGGTTTTTTTGGTGGGCATTTTCGCGGCTGCCCAGGTCAGCGCCTTTCCCAATCCGACAAGGATCGCAAACCCTGCAGCGAGGCCGAAAATGTACCAAAGGGTCAGCTGCTTGTCTTCGAATGTGGCCAGCGCGACACTCACCAGGATCAGGAGCACCACGGCAACTGCCATGATATAGGGCCGGTGGGGCAGGCGACGTGCGGGAGTGATCGCATCCCGGAAGAGCGACTGTGCCGGTATGTCTCGCGCGCGACCCAAAGGCCAGATCGCGAAGGCCAGCGTGACCAGCACGCCAAACGCCGCAGCGGCGAACAGTGAGAGGGGATAGATGCCCGTCTCCAGGGGCAGCGGCAGCATATCGGCCAGGAGATGAGCCAGGGCAATTGGAATAGCAGCCCCAATCACGAGCCCGATGCCGATGGCCAGCGCCGCCAATATCATCACCTGGATAAGATAGATTTCGAAGATCGCTCGCCCCGGCGCGCCGACACATTTCAGAATGGCAATGTTCCGCCGGCGGGCATCGAGGAAGTTCGTGACCGCATTGGCGATGCCGACCCCGCCGACAAACAGGGCGGTAAGCCCCACCAGAGATAGGAACAGGGTCAGGCGGGCAACGAAGCGTTCAACGCCGGGAGCGGCATTCTCGCGCGACTTGATGCGCCAGCCGGCGTCAGGAAACCGCGTTCGGACCTCCTCGAGCAGGGTGCGCAGCGCCCCCTCGCCGCCAGTGTCCATTCTCATTCGGTAGGCATTCGTGACGAGACTTCCTGGCTGGACCAGACCGCTCTCGGCCAAGGCCTCCCGGGTCATGAACAGGCGGGGGCCGAACATAAGCCCTTCGGACAGTCGGTCCGGTTCGCTGGCAAGGGGGTGGCGCACCTGGAACTCAAGGGTGCCAACCTGCACGAGGTCTCCCGGCGCCACGCCGAGCCGGGTGAGCAGCACCGGATCGGCAACAACGCCCCAATGGCCATCCCGCTTGGCTAAGGCTTCATCAAGTGACCCGCCTCCTTCGAGCCTCACCTCCCCGAAGAGAGGATAAGTCTCATCCACCGCCTTGAGCTCGACCAGGGCGCGCGCGTCGCTTTTGGTTGAGCGGGTCATGGCCCGCATCGTGGAGACCTGACTGAGGCGGCCTTGCGACTGCAGGAACGCGATTTCCTGCGCGCCGGCCTCACGGTGGACGAGGGAGAATTCAGCATCCCCGCCCAGGATGACCTGCCCGCGGTTCGTGAGCCCTTCCCCGAGCGCCGAGGAGAGGGAGCGCACGCCGGCCAAGGCGGCAACGCCCAGAATGAGGCACAGCAGGAAAATGCCGAATCCGCGTAAGCCCGACCGCAGCTCGCGCAGCGCAATGCGGAAACTGATGGGAAGTGTGGCACCTGTCTTCGAAGCGGTCGTCGCGATTGCCCGCGGCACAGCGGCATCGGCATTGCTCATGCGAGCACTTCCGTCTCGGCGGGGGTTCTGCCGGGCTGGCGTTCTCCGATGATACGGCCGTCTGCCATATGGATGACCCGTGAGCACCGCTCGGCCAGAGCCGGATCATGGGTGACGAGCACCAAGGTCGCCTTCTCCTCCTTCTGGACCGAGAACAGCAAGTCGACGATCTGCGCACCCGTCTCCTGGTCCAGATTGCCCGTCGGTTCATCCGCCAGAAGCAGCTGTGCCCCCGTTGCCAGCGCCCGTGCGATTGCAACCCGCTGCTGTTCTCCGCCGGAGAGCTGGCCGGGATAATGGTCCAGCCGATGCCCCAGCCGCACCCGCTTCAACTGCTCGGCCGCGAGGGTAAAGGCATTGCGCTCGCCCTTGAACTCGAGCGGGACTGCAACGTTCTCGAGCGCCGTCATGGTCGGAATGAGGTGGAAGGCTTGAAAGACAATGCCCACATTGTCGCGGCGGAATGCGGCGAGCGCATCTTCGCCAAGGCCCGTCAGATCGCGAGAGGCAACCTTCACTGTTCCCGCACTCGGCGGCTCGAGGCCAGCGAGCACCATCAGCAGCGTGGTCTTGCCCGAGCCGGATGGCCCAACCAGGCCGATGGCTTCGCCCGGCGAGATCACGAGATCGATACCGCGCAGGATCTCGACCGGACCGGCACGGCTTGGCAATGTCAGGCGGACGTCTGAGAGGGCAACGATCGGATCGGCCAAGGGAAATCTGCTCACGCTCTATGGATTTCAATAGTTTGAGGCATATGGATCGAGCATGCGGCAAATCAAGACGGTGTTACTCCTGCTGGTCGTCATGATGCTTTCCGGCACTTTCGCTCTCGCGCGCGCGGCCGAGCCGCTGAAGCTCGTCGTGCTCGGCGACAGCCTTTCGGCAGGCTTTGGACTTGGCGCCGGCGAGTCCTTCCCGGCCCAGCTGGAGAAGGCCTTGCGAGAGAAGGGGCATGACGTGACGGTGATCAATGCCGGCGTCTCGGGCGACACCGCCTCTGGCGGCCTGTCGCGGCTTGATTGGGCTGTGCCGGACGATGTCGATGCGGTGATCGTCGAGCTTGGCGCCAATGATGCCCTGCGCGGTGTTGATCCTGCGGTGACCGAAAAGGCGCTGGGAGAGATCCTCAAGCGCCTGAGCAGCCGAAAGATCCCCGTGCTCCTCGCCGGCATGATCGCGCCTCCCAACATGGGCAAGGAATATGGCGATGCCTTCAATTCCATTTATGCCCGCCTCGCGCAGCAGCATGGCGCGCTGCTCTATCCGTTTTTCCTGGAGGGGGTTGCTGCAGAGGCCTCGCTAAACCTGGAGGATGGCATGCATCCCAATGCGAAGGGGATCGCAACGATCGTCGAGCGCGTCACGCCGCTCGTCGAGCAGCTCCTGACGCGTGCCAACGGTGCCCAGGCCGGCTGATCCTGACGCAGCAGGGCCCGCTTGCGGCTAGACATACCGCGCCACCTCCGCTAACCGCACTCAGCGCAGACAAGCGGGAGTGCATCGTGAACTATCGGAAATTGGGTCGGACGGACCTTCAGGTGAGCGAAATCTGCTTGGGGTCCATGACCTGGGGCGAGCAGAACACTGAAGCCGAAGGCCATGCCCAGATCGATTACGCCCTCGACCGCGGCATCAATTTCATCGACACCGCCGAGCTTTATTCGATACCCCCCAAGCCCGAGACGCAGGGAAGCACCGAGCGGATCATCGGCTCATGGTTCAGATCCCGCGGCCGGCGCGACAAGGTCATCCTGGCAAGCAAGATCGTGGGGCGCACCGATCGCACCTGGTTCCGCGACGATAATGTTCCCGCTCGCTTGACGCCCGAGCAGATTTTCGAGGCTTGCGAGAAAAGCCTGAAACGGCTCCGCACGGATTATATCGATCTCTACCAGCTTCATTGGCCCGATCGTAAAGTTCCCACATTCGGCGAACGTCGGCCTCTGGAGATCACCGAGGATGAAGTGCCGATCGAGGAGCAACTCGGTGCGCTCAACCGGCTTGTCGAGCAGGGCAAAGTCCGCCACATCGGCTTATCCAATGAGACTCCCTGGGGTACCATGCGTTTCGTGACCACCGCCGAGGCAAAGCGCCTGCCGCGGGTTCAGTCCATTCAGAATGCCTATTCTCTCGTCAACCGGACCTTCGAGGACGGATTGGCGGAAATAGCGCTGCGCGAACAGGTCGGCTTGCTCGCCTATTCTCCTCTCGCGCAAGGCTACCTCACCGGGAAATACGCCAATGGCGCCCTCCCGGCTGGGACGCGCAAGCAGCTCTTTGATCGGCTGCAGCGCTATGAGGGTCCTGGCAGCCAGGTGGCCATCGACGCCTATGTGGCGCTCGCCCGGCGGTTCGGTGTCGATCCCGCCCAAATGGCCATCGCATTCGCCGTCTCGCGCCCGTTTACCACTTCAGTAATCATTGGTGCCACCACCATGCAGCAGCTCGCTGCAGATATCGATGCGGCTGCGGTTTCCCTAAGTCCGGAGCTGCTGAAGGAGATTGACGCCATTCACCTGGTGCATAAGAACCCCTGTCCATGATCGGCCCGCTGCCTATATGAATAGGCGAGGGGAGCCTG from Rhodoligotrophos sp. CJ14 encodes:
- a CDS encoding TIGR02302 family protein is translated as MSERPDRDLARKTAQAKVVLFLEAAWSAVFPALSVIGLFVLVTLLGLFGYLPRMLHILALIGFAGAFVWSLRPLLSLRWPDDDSALRHLERRAGLPHRPATSYKDTLSAPVTSLEQQALWAAHKQSLLARIKALRPGLPRSHLHVLDPIALRSALALALIAAVILVGDNWRGQIKQAARVGQIAPETVVGVDAWITPPRYTGRPPVFLAGGGNTAKVDSQAEIIVPANSELVVRFNNAEEPAVRLLPASSGNGQTQAAKELSVPAVSPNVHELRTKLTDGATIVVEDEDGERGRWPIKIISDAAPQVELVGDPGAMPTGALAFDYTASDDYGLTSLKARFELSDVQDGEEGLAAPGLFMFDAPDLEIALQGSKPRRVKAREQRDLTAHPWAGATVNMWLEAQDEAGQITRSRVVSFVLPERPFRNPLAQALAEQRRNLLHDPDRQPLVARTLEALTLYPDGLIDRSGVYLGIRTAYHRLLQVDDREEMVGVTDLLWEIALSVEDGDLSFAERELQALQRELQKALAENAPQERIEELMKQLRDALNRYMQALIEQARRNMANGQMQPADPNARMIQPQDLSRMMDMIENLAKSGARDAAQQLLAELNSILQGLRPSMAQPQQGSPMGQALQELGEMMGRQQRLMDQTFRLPGEGQQGQDGQQGQQGQQGQQGQAGQLGTQQGDLGQALQKLLDQMGQQGMQSPGALDKAREAMRRAAEALRNSQRGEALGQQGEALDQMRQGAEALAQQMQQGPAQAGNQPGQQGRGQPGQETDPLGRPGPTEGEQFGERRNVVPDEMSVMRAQEVLRILRQRMNEPARPQLELDYLERLLRGIY
- the lysA gene encoding diaminopimelate decarboxylase, whose product is MHFFEYRDGILHAEDVDLRSIAAAVGTPFYCYSRATLERHYRVFDEAFAGIDHMICYSPKANSNLAVMKTLADLGAGMDVVSEGELRRARAAGVPGGRIVFSGVGKTEAEMAYALDRGIHCFNVESEPELELLNKVALSKERRAPISLRINPDVDAKTHAKISTGKAENKFGISWSRAEAVYDRARQSPGLEVVGIDMHIGSQITSLEPFEKAATLIGDLFNRLKAAGHNIRHIDLGGGLGIPYKPGEPLPPSPAEYAEMAKRILGPLNCKLILEPGRLIAGNAGILATSVIYVKHGDAKSFVIVDAAMNDLIRPTLYEAYHEIRRADERRPATERMVDVVGPVCESGDFLAQNRLLPSVERGDLLVLMTAGAYGAVLAGTYNTRRLVPEVLVSGNQFAVVRRRPSYEEIIGFDALAPWQGQAGS
- the lptM gene encoding LPS translocon maturation chaperone LptM, with protein sequence MQRTRTIAALVLMALSLASCGVRGPLEPPPGAKEPDPDEPVLLDPLITPRQPGF
- the argH gene encoding argininosuccinate lyase — protein: MTNRMWGGRFAETPSEIMEEVNSSIDFDKRLFAQDIAGSQAHCQMLAAKGIISADDAAEIIRGLDQVQSEIEAGTFTFSRSLEDIHMNVEARLAEIIGPAAGRLHTARSRNDQVATDIRLYVRDTIDHLDHQLADLQKALAIKAKEHSDAIMPGFTHLQTAQPVTFGHHCLAYVEMFGRDRERFADARKRVNQNPLGAAALAGTSFPIDREMTSQALGFDSPMRNSLDAVSARDFAIETLSAAAISAMHLSRLSEELVLWTSAQFRFVSLSDRFTTGSSIMPQKRNPDAAELVRGKAGRVIGALVSLLVMMKGLPLAYGKDMQEDKEPLFDALDTLSLCVAAMTGMINDLTPNLAEMRAAADAGFATATDLADWLVRVLGLPFRQAHHVTGALVAKAEARNVGLHELALAEMQEVEPRITDDVYSVLTVDSSVRSRKSLGGTAPDNVLAEAERWLKQLG
- a CDS encoding TlpA disulfide reductase family protein translates to MNATAPRQNSRRLMVAVGLVLLAIAAAALYLITDEPRNAQNAGGGETTGATLPSELATGQMAALVIHKSPQDIPDFTFTDADGKEQSLAKWRGKTVLVNLWATWCAPCREEMPGLAELQRNYGGDDFEVVAISLDQKGAPAAQAFLDEIKISNLALYLDPTTKSLRSLKSVGLPTTILVNPQGKEVARLMGTALWDSPDAVRVIETAIGRADPKV
- a CDS encoding DUF2794 domain-containing protein, which translates into the protein MNDTEPIVQIGARANATALQAAANGKPSPSSNVATAFDRQELSAIFSVYGRRVAEGAWRDYAIDHGRDKAVFSIFRRSSEVPLYRIEKQPKLRHKQGLYAVIAQTGAILRRGHDIKQVLKAIDRQPKLVPI
- a CDS encoding Bax inhibitor-1/YccA family protein, whose translation is MADLNNRSSYAQRGVAGTAFAVDEGLRAYMLRVYNYMTIGLVITGLAALGVYSLSVTSIEADAVARAGGVLLTQFGYTLFVSPLKWAVIFAPLAMVFFLSFRLNAMSVAGAQLAFWVFALLMGISLSSIFLVYTHGSIARVFFITAASFGALSLWGYTTKRDLAPWGSFLFMGLIGIIIASLVNIFLASSALDFVVSCAGVLIFAGLTAYDTQSIKEMYFEGDSAEAAGRKAILGALRLYLDFINLFLMLLRLFGNRN